A window from Hypomesus transpacificus isolate Combined female chromosome 26, fHypTra1, whole genome shotgun sequence encodes these proteins:
- the matn3a gene encoding matrilin-3a, with protein sequence MQSLFWSLIYCFSVSSVSATYRLNGMDALQITAQSHAQSRNIARPPQRTLNIAKTDSQCRSRPLDLVFIIDSSRSVRPGEFEKVKIFLADMVDTLDVGPEATRVAVVNYASTVKIEFLLKAHLNKPDMKQAISRIEPLAAGTMTGLAIKTAMNEAFTEPSGARPRSKNISKVAIIVTDGRPQDQVEEVSAAARGSGIEIYAVGVDRADMRSLQLMASIPLEDHVFYVETYGVIEKLTSKFRETLCGLDPCAMGHDCEHICINSNSSFYCKCRNGYILNPDQKTCSLKQVNVEVVEDPCKCEARLAFQRQTQAALQELNARLADMTGRVKQLEGMMGRA encoded by the exons ATGCAGTCCTTGTTCTGGAGCCTCATCTACTGCTTCTCTGTGTCTTCTGTATCAGCAACGTACAGACTAAATGGAATGGACGCTCTTCAGATTACAGCTCAAAGTCATGCTCAAAGCAGAAATATTGCCCGACCACCGCAGAGGACATTGAACATTGCAA AAACAGACTCTCAGTGCAGGAGCCGTCCTCTCGACCTGGTCTTCATCATTGACAGCTCTCGCAGTGTGCGCCCCGGCGAGTTTGAGAAGGTCAAGATCTTCCTGGCAGACATGGTGGACACCCTGGACGTGGGCCCTGAGGCTACCAGAGTAGCCGTGGTGAACTACGCCAGCACAGTCAAGATTGAGTTTCTGCTGAAGGCCCACCTAAACAAGCCGGACATGAAACAGGCCATCTCCCGCATAGAGCCCCTGGCGGCAGGCACCATGACCGGACTGGCTATCAAGACGGCCATGAACGAGGCCTTCACCGAGCCATCTGGCGCCCGGCCACGGTCCAAGAATATCTCCAAGGTGGCTATTATAGTGACGGATGGGAGACCCCAGGatcaggtggaggaggtgtcaGCAGCTGCCCGGGGTTCAGGCATCGAGATCTATGCTGTCGGGGTAGACCGTGCCGACATGCGTTCTCTGCAGCTAATGGCTAGCATCCCTCTGGAGGATCACGTCTTCTACGTGGAGACGTATGGCGTCATCGAGAAGCTCACCTCCAAGTTCCGTGAGACCCTGTGTG GTCTGGACCCCTGTGCCATGGGACACGACTGCGAGCACATATGCATCAACAGCAACTCATCCTTTTACTGCAAGTGCCGGAACGGCTATATCTTGAACCCGGACCAGAAAACATGTTCCCTGAAAC AGGTGAACGTGGAGGTGGTTGAGGACCCCTGTAAGTGTGAAGCCAGATTGGCCTTCCAGAGACAGACGCAGGCTGCCCTCCAAGAACTCAATGCCAGAC TAGCTGACATGACAGGCAGAGTGAAACagctggaggggatgatgggccGTGCATAG
- the ttc32 gene encoding tetratricopeptide repeat protein 32 — protein sequence MEQDTQTLEHAHVEFKKRNFKQAEDLYTTFISSCLQTRKCEAGALASALNNRGQIKYFRVDFNEAIEDYTSAIKANSQFEIPFYNRGLIHYRLGFSQKAEHDFKRVLELNANFEDAKTSLKQTLLDRQHKIDRGY from the exons ATGGAACAAGATACTCAAACTCTTGAACATGCCCACGTTGAGTTCAAAAAACGCAATTTTAAACAGGCAGAGGATCTATATACAACATTTATTTCATCCTGTTTGCAAACAAG AAAATGTGAGGCAGGTGCTCTCGCTTCTGCTCTAAACAACCGTGGACAAATTAAGTACTTCAGAGTGGACTTCAATGAGGCAATTGAAGACTACACTTCTGCAATTAAAGCTAATTCTCAGTTTGAGATACCATTCTACAACAGAGGACTCATTCACTACCGATTGG GTTTTTCCCAAAAAGCTGAACATGACTTCAAGAGAGTACTAGAGCTCAACGCTAATTTTGAAGATGCCAAAACAAGCTTAAAACAAACTTTATTGGACCGACAGCACAAGATTGATAGAGGATATTAA